The window CAAGTATGTGTTACACTGCAAATCTCAAGTTTCTGTTTAAAGACATATAAGAACAGTGATGCGTGACAAATTTCAACATCATCAGACAAAAATACTCTTGGATCATGCAGTTGCCAAGGCATGGACGCATATTACACCATTTTCAGTTTGACCATACCAGAACCCTTACACCGCTCCAGAGTTAAATACATGTAAATCCAGTAAGCTATTATACCATCCCTTCTCAATCTCCTCTTCTTTTACCTGATGAAGGAGGAGGGTTTCAATAATTAAATCTTCCCAATCAAGAGTATGCCTTCTCTTTCTTTTTCTTCCATTCTTTACATCTTCAGAAATGCAAACATCTGAACGAGCATTTGATGGATGCATAATCTTATGAATTCGCTGTTTGGCAGCATTTATTCTTTCTCTCCTCCTCTTACAGGCCTTGAGACCCTTAAGATAAGATGGCGGCATATGATCCAAGCCTACGTCTTTCTCCAATATATTCTTAAGCATAAGCTTCTTACTTAATTCTGACTTCCCATTCCACCACTCCGTGCAATCATGAGGATCAAAATACTGCCTCTCTTCCCTTTCATGAACAACTCCAAACCCGCCAGAGGACTTAAAATTCTCCATCTCATCTAAAGACTTTGAGTAAACCATGGCCAAGCATTCATGTGAAAGCTTCATCCTATCCATCCCCTGACAATCATCTGAGAGCTTCTTGAACTTTTCTACTTCTGTCGCAGACTTATCTGCATCGCCATTTCTACCCAAGCACTCATTGATCACATCTCTCAAATCAATCCCAACACCACCCTCCGAATCCCTCTTCCCTATAGGCTCCGACATTGACTTCTTCTCCATATACTGAATCACAGTGGGCGCGTGCCTGAGCACATTTTTAACATTAACATCCTTCCCCCAAGGCAACACCTGCGCAGCCTTCACAAGAGCCTCTAAAAGCTCCCTATACCTCAACCTACAAGTATGAACAACCGCATTGAACTCCTTAGCACACTCCTGAATACTAACACCGCCAACTCCATTCAACTCCGCCACCAGAACCAAAATGGCCACCACCATCGGCAGGGGCCGGCGGCCAGTGGTCAAGAACCACTTAATAGCACATTGTATCAAAAAAATCCCCTGCTTCCTCATCCTCTCCCTCACACTCCCTCCTAAACTCCCTAACACTCTCGAATTGCGCAACGTCCTCTCGTACAACCTCACAATATCAAACTCCGGGAAGTCCGGTTTCTTCAGCTCTAGAAAATCAACAACACGCATGATCATCCTACCGAGCTCGTAATCGTCGCATCCGATAGCCGCCCCGACCTCGGAGATCGGCATGGACTTGCTATCCCTCCTCATAACCACATAAGCACAGGCACCAATCAAAACATTGAACCAGTTACCTTGGCCGAACTCACCTTCCGTGATCTTACCGATCATGGCCTTGATCTCGTCGGCGCGGGAGGGCGAGAGGTTGAGACGGAGAGTGACGTCATCGATGAGTTTGTTGGCCTCGTAGATCTTGGTGTCGCGGTAGTGGTAGTTGGTGCCCTGGCCGGAGGTGCCGAGGCGGATGAAGGTGCCGGTGGTGCCGGAGACGCCGCCGTAGACGTTGACGTAGTTGTCGTAGTCTTGGATGTGGCCGCAGGAGGAGCAGTAGAGGCGGCCGGAGACGTCGTCGGGGGTGAAGGAGGTGGAATTGCAGGAGACGCAGGTGGGCATGGTTGGGAGTTTGATTTTTGGGATTTTTGGGGGGTTTGTGGCGGTGGTGGTGCTATGGGTATTTAAAGCTATTTGGGTTTTTTTTTTTTTTCGATATTTATACCCCTTCCGTAACCTAATTCCAACAGGAAAAGGAAAAAGGCCTCCGTAGAACCTTTTTTTAAGA of the Fragaria vesca subsp. vesca linkage group LG6, FraVesHawaii_1.0, whole genome shotgun sequence genome contains:
- the LOC101291556 gene encoding transcription factor IIIB 50 kDa subunit-like produces the protein MPTCVSCNSTSFTPDDVSGRLYCSSCGHIQDYDNYVNVYGGVSGTTGTFIRLGTSGQGTNYHYRDTKIYEANKLIDDVTLRLNLSPSRADEIKAMIGKITEGEFGQGNWFNVLIGACAYVVMRRDSKSMPISEVGAAIGCDDYELGRMIMRVVDFLELKKPDFPEFDIVRLYERTLRNSRVLGSLGGSVRERMRKQGIFLIQCAIKWFLTTGRRPLPMVVAILVLVAELNGVGGVSIQECAKEFNAVVHTCRLRYRELLEALVKAAQVLPWGKDVNVKNVLRHAPTVIQYMEKKSMSEPIGKRDSEGGVGIDLRDVINECLGRNGDADKSATEVEKFKKLSDDCQGMDRMKLSHECLAMVYSKSLDEMENFKSSGGFGVVHEREERQYFDPHDCTEWWNGKSELSKKLMLKNILEKDVGLDHMPPSYLKGLKACKRRRERINAAKQRIHKIMHPSNARSDVCISEDVKNGRKRKRRHTLDWEDLIIETLLLHQVKEEEIEKGWYNSLLDLHVFNSGAV